A genomic stretch from Pomacea canaliculata isolate SZHN2017 linkage group LG2, ASM307304v1, whole genome shotgun sequence includes:
- the LOC112557999 gene encoding uncharacterized protein LOC112557999 isoform X1, producing MSFYCCHVHSCSKMMLSLLLTTLILTARVKLAASADDGTMHGTFTVRNDWGHRFEAELVFKTTELVEGFVCTLTFNIPIKAMDLQNADSYSHSDDLKTWTIINKPDHMFVEAGQNLVVHFFADSTSTSSQSLHPTATGVCQNKGKDYNWSVPTLPNKANSKYNYDDVLYKSILFYEAQRSGKLPANNRIPYRGDSALNDKGAKGEDLTGGWYDAGDHVKFNFPMAFSTTMLAWGLLLYKDAYQAAGQLDHMYDSIKWPLDYLLKCHTGPNELYVQVGNADADHSYWGPPEKMTMARPAFKIDASHPGSDVAMETAAAFAAGSLAFADKNSGYSSTLLSHAKQLWEFAHSHQGKYSDSVSAAAGFYKSYNLTDEMCWGSLWLYKATKDAKYLTEARKWFDPAPAWGMSWDEKIAGNQVLMYQLTNEAAALEAVKGTYKYWFPGGEVPYSPKGLPFRLQWGSLRYASNMAAMALIAADSNSALEEYRHWAMCVIHYALGDTGFSYLIGFGNHGWPHSPHHRSSSCPNLPAPCGPFVMSSNHPNVHTLYGALVGGPDQNDAYTDSRSNYVNNEVACDYNAGFQTAVAALRSLLIRHKHPEQTGSATCPYRR from the exons ATGTCTTTTTACTGTTGCCATGTGCACTCGTGCTCC AAAATGATGCTTTCCCTGTTGCTGACAACTCTGATTTTGACAGCAAGGGTCAAACTTG CTGCCAGTGCCGATGATGGTACAATGCACGGTACATTCACCGTGAGGAACGACTGGGGTCACAGGTTTGAGGCCGAACTTGTGTTTAAGACGACCGAACTCGTCGAAGGCTTTGTCTGCACTCTGACCTTCAACATTCCCATTAAGGCCATGGAT CTGCAGAATGCTGACTCCTACTCTCATTCGGATGACTTGAAGACATGGACCATCATCAACAAACCAGATCACATGTTCGTAGAAGCTGGGCAAAACCTTGTCGTACACTTCTTCGCCGACTCCACCTCCACTAGCAGTCAGTCCCTCCATCCGACTGCGACCGGAGTATGTCAGAACAAGGGCAAGGACTATAACTGGTCGGTGCCAACTCTTCCTAACA AAGCAAACTCGAAATACAACTACGATGATGTGCTGTACAAGTCCATCTTGTTCTACGAGGCGCAGCGGTCCGGCAAACTTCCCGCAAACAATCGCATCCCGTATCGCGGGGACTCCGCCCTCAATGACAAGGGCGCCAAGGGCGAGGACCTGACGGGAGGATGGTATGATG CCGGAGACCACGTCAAGTTCAACTTCCCAATGGCTTTCTCAACCACTATGTTGGCTTGGGGTCTGCTCCTGTACAAGGACGCCTACCAGGCAGCTGGACAGCTGGACCACATGTACGACAGCATCAAGTGGCCGCTCGACTACCTGCTTAAGTGTCACACGGGTCCCAATGAACTATACGTGCAG GTGGGCAACGCTGACGCTGACCATAGCTACTGGGGTCCCCCAGAGAAGATGACCATGGCCAGACCGGCTTTCAAGATCGATGCCAGCCATCCTGGCTCGGACGTTGCCATGGAAACGGCGGCTGCGTTTGCGGCTGGCTCTCTTGCCTTTGCTGATAAAA ACAGCGGCTACTCCAGCACGCTGCTGAGCCATGCCAAACAGCTGTGGGAGTTCGCTCACAGTCATCAGGGCAAGTACAGCGACAGTGTGTCAGCAGCCGCTGGCTTCTACAA GTCCTACAATCTTACAGACGAAATGTGCTGGGGGTCCCTTTGGTTGTATAAGGCCACCAAAGATGCAAAGTACCTGACAGAAGCCAGGAAGTGGTTTGACCCTGCACCCGCTTGGGGAATGTCTTGGGACGAGAAGATTGCCGGCAACCAG GTGCTGATGTACCAGCTGACCAATGAGGCAGCGGCCCTGGAAGCGGTGAAGGGAACCTACAAATACTGGTTTCCAGGGGGTGAGGTGCCATACTCCCCCAAGGGCCTACCATTCCGGCTTCAGTGGGGATCACTGCGTTACGCTT CCAACATGGCGGCGATGGCATTAATAGCTGCTGATAGCAACTCTGCCCTTGAGGAGTATCGCCACTGGGCCATGTGTGTCATCCACTACGCTCTTGGTGATACAGGATTCAGCTACCTCATCGGCTTTGGAAACCATGGTTGGCCGCACAGTCCTCATCACCGGTCTAG CTCCTGCCCGAACCTGCCTGCACCTTGCGGTCCCTTTGTGATGAGCAGTAATCATCCTAACGTCCACACGCTGTACGGCGCCTTGGTGGGCGGTCCAGACCAGAACGACGCCTACACCGATTCCCGCTCCAACTACGTCAACAACGAGGTGGCCTGCGACTACAACGCCGGCTTCCAGACCGCTGTGGCAG cTCTTCGGTCGCTGCTAATCAGGCACAAACACCCTGAGCAGACAGGGAGTGCAACCTGCCCGTATCGTCGCTAA
- the LOC112557999 gene encoding uncharacterized protein LOC112557999 isoform X2 yields the protein MMLSLLLTTLILTARVKLAASADDGTMHGTFTVRNDWGHRFEAELVFKTTELVEGFVCTLTFNIPIKAMDLQNADSYSHSDDLKTWTIINKPDHMFVEAGQNLVVHFFADSTSTSSQSLHPTATGVCQNKGKDYNWSVPTLPNKANSKYNYDDVLYKSILFYEAQRSGKLPANNRIPYRGDSALNDKGAKGEDLTGGWYDAGDHVKFNFPMAFSTTMLAWGLLLYKDAYQAAGQLDHMYDSIKWPLDYLLKCHTGPNELYVQVGNADADHSYWGPPEKMTMARPAFKIDASHPGSDVAMETAAAFAAGSLAFADKNSGYSSTLLSHAKQLWEFAHSHQGKYSDSVSAAAGFYKSYNLTDEMCWGSLWLYKATKDAKYLTEARKWFDPAPAWGMSWDEKIAGNQVLMYQLTNEAAALEAVKGTYKYWFPGGEVPYSPKGLPFRLQWGSLRYASNMAAMALIAADSNSALEEYRHWAMCVIHYALGDTGFSYLIGFGNHGWPHSPHHRSSSCPNLPAPCGPFVMSSNHPNVHTLYGALVGGPDQNDAYTDSRSNYVNNEVACDYNAGFQTAVAALRSLLIRHKHPEQTGSATCPYRR from the exons ATGATGCTTTCCCTGTTGCTGACAACTCTGATTTTGACAGCAAGGGTCAAACTTG CTGCCAGTGCCGATGATGGTACAATGCACGGTACATTCACCGTGAGGAACGACTGGGGTCACAGGTTTGAGGCCGAACTTGTGTTTAAGACGACCGAACTCGTCGAAGGCTTTGTCTGCACTCTGACCTTCAACATTCCCATTAAGGCCATGGAT CTGCAGAATGCTGACTCCTACTCTCATTCGGATGACTTGAAGACATGGACCATCATCAACAAACCAGATCACATGTTCGTAGAAGCTGGGCAAAACCTTGTCGTACACTTCTTCGCCGACTCCACCTCCACTAGCAGTCAGTCCCTCCATCCGACTGCGACCGGAGTATGTCAGAACAAGGGCAAGGACTATAACTGGTCGGTGCCAACTCTTCCTAACA AAGCAAACTCGAAATACAACTACGATGATGTGCTGTACAAGTCCATCTTGTTCTACGAGGCGCAGCGGTCCGGCAAACTTCCCGCAAACAATCGCATCCCGTATCGCGGGGACTCCGCCCTCAATGACAAGGGCGCCAAGGGCGAGGACCTGACGGGAGGATGGTATGATG CCGGAGACCACGTCAAGTTCAACTTCCCAATGGCTTTCTCAACCACTATGTTGGCTTGGGGTCTGCTCCTGTACAAGGACGCCTACCAGGCAGCTGGACAGCTGGACCACATGTACGACAGCATCAAGTGGCCGCTCGACTACCTGCTTAAGTGTCACACGGGTCCCAATGAACTATACGTGCAG GTGGGCAACGCTGACGCTGACCATAGCTACTGGGGTCCCCCAGAGAAGATGACCATGGCCAGACCGGCTTTCAAGATCGATGCCAGCCATCCTGGCTCGGACGTTGCCATGGAAACGGCGGCTGCGTTTGCGGCTGGCTCTCTTGCCTTTGCTGATAAAA ACAGCGGCTACTCCAGCACGCTGCTGAGCCATGCCAAACAGCTGTGGGAGTTCGCTCACAGTCATCAGGGCAAGTACAGCGACAGTGTGTCAGCAGCCGCTGGCTTCTACAA GTCCTACAATCTTACAGACGAAATGTGCTGGGGGTCCCTTTGGTTGTATAAGGCCACCAAAGATGCAAAGTACCTGACAGAAGCCAGGAAGTGGTTTGACCCTGCACCCGCTTGGGGAATGTCTTGGGACGAGAAGATTGCCGGCAACCAG GTGCTGATGTACCAGCTGACCAATGAGGCAGCGGCCCTGGAAGCGGTGAAGGGAACCTACAAATACTGGTTTCCAGGGGGTGAGGTGCCATACTCCCCCAAGGGCCTACCATTCCGGCTTCAGTGGGGATCACTGCGTTACGCTT CCAACATGGCGGCGATGGCATTAATAGCTGCTGATAGCAACTCTGCCCTTGAGGAGTATCGCCACTGGGCCATGTGTGTCATCCACTACGCTCTTGGTGATACAGGATTCAGCTACCTCATCGGCTTTGGAAACCATGGTTGGCCGCACAGTCCTCATCACCGGTCTAG CTCCTGCCCGAACCTGCCTGCACCTTGCGGTCCCTTTGTGATGAGCAGTAATCATCCTAACGTCCACACGCTGTACGGCGCCTTGGTGGGCGGTCCAGACCAGAACGACGCCTACACCGATTCCCGCTCCAACTACGTCAACAACGAGGTGGCCTGCGACTACAACGCCGGCTTCCAGACCGCTGTGGCAG cTCTTCGGTCGCTGCTAATCAGGCACAAACACCCTGAGCAGACAGGGAGTGCAACCTGCCCGTATCGTCGCTAA